The following proteins are co-located in the Manihot esculenta cultivar AM560-2 chromosome 7, M.esculenta_v8, whole genome shotgun sequence genome:
- the LOC110618575 gene encoding trihelix transcription factor PTL has protein sequence MEMEDHNHHNQYNIDLRQFISGRPIHFPAIPQPSPTELFAAHRSLPPQTRHYDMMMLMPRSGGLHDFHSDSTTAACVPPPPPPPPAATAAANSGNTTVAATSATPTLSGLEAEIGSFGGDAGTGRWPRQETLTLLDIRSRLDSKFKEANQKGPLWDEVSRIMYEEHGYQRSGKKCREKFENLYKYYKKTKEGKAGRQDGKHYRFFRQLEALYGETSNPALVPETQFGGTGLRFHSSNQANNGIFHSQKLCDSLSLSDSAEFDTSSEENDLSTGTLMENGSTEKRRKRRDGKSWKTKIKDFIDSQMRKLIERQEAWLEKVTKTLEQKEQERTLREEEWRKREAARIDREQKFWAKERAWIEARDAALMETLRKLTGREVNASSAEELIRVYEIQNQRENGIESGSERAHNSLKCESWTEAETARLMQLRSNMESRFQQSGCMEEEALWEEISAKMAYMGYEKSALMCEEKWKNKEGNNKKRKENTRGSCYFQSNESIYNPGGTYCEINEQGPETVRLQANEGSSPANSNAGNTVSESCFRFLMGDGGENLWENYGLKLSKGD, from the exons ATGGAAATGGAAGATCACAATCACCATAATCAGTATAATATAGATCTCAGGCAGTTCATCAGTGGGAGGCCAATCCATTTCCCTGCAATCCCACAGCCATCGCCAACTGAGCTCTTCGCTGCCCACAGGAGTCTACCACCACAGACCCGCcactatgatatgatgatgctgaTGCCTCGGAGTGGTGGTTTACACGACTTCCACTCGGATTCTACTACTGCTGCTTGTGTCCCtcctccacctcctcctcctcctgctGCCACTGCTGCTGCTAATAGTGGCAATACCACTGTTGCTGCAACTTCTGCTACACCTACACTAAGTGGTTTAGAAGCTGAGATAGGCTCCTTTGGTGGTGATGCTGGTACTGGAAGATGGCCTCGACAAGAGACTTTAACACTTCTTGATATCAGATCTCGTCTTGATTCCAAGTTCAAGGAGGCTAATCAAAAGGGTCCCTTGTGGGATGAAGTTTCTAG gaTCATGTATGAGGAACATGGGTATCAGAGAAGTGGCAAGAAATGCAGGGAAAAGTTTGAAAACTTGTACAAGTACTACAAGAAGACTAAGGAAGGAAAAGCTGGAAGACAAGATGGCAAGCACTATAGATTCTTCAGACAACTTGAAGCTCTTTATGGAGAGACAAGCAATCCTGCCTTAGTCCCAGAAACCCAATTTGGTGGAACTGGTCTTCGATTTCACAGTAGTAACCAAGCAAACAACGGGATCTTTCATTCTCAAAAGCTTTGTGATAGTCTTAGCCTCTCCGACTCTGCCGAATTTGATACTTCTTCTGAGGAAAATGATCTAAGCACGGGTACATTAATGGAGAATGGTTCAACAGAAAAGAGGAGGAAGAGAAGAGATGGCAAGAGCTGGAAGACAAAGATAAAAGACTTTATCGATTCCCAGATGAGGAAGCTAATTGAAAGGCAAGAGGCATGGTTGGAGAAAGTAACAAAGACCCtggagcaaaaagagcaagagAGAACTTTGAGAGAGGAAGAATGGAGGAAACGAGAAGCTGCAAGGATAGATAGAGAGCAGAAGTTTTGGGCTAAAGAACGAGCCTGGATCGAAGCTCGTGATGCTGCTTTAATGGAAACATTACGAAAATTAACAGGAAGAGAAGTGAATGCTTCGTCTGCTGAAGAACTAATAAGGGTCTATGAGATTCAAAACCAAAGAGAAAATGGAATTGAAAGTGGTAGTGAAAGAGCACACAACAGTCTCAAATGCGAAAGCTGGACAGAAGCTGAAACTGCAAGACTAATGCAATTGAGAAGTAACATGGAATCAAGATTTCAGCAAAGTGGATGCATGGAGGAGGAAGCTTTATGGGAGGAAATATCAGCAAAGATGGCTTATATGGGCTATGAAAAGAGTGCCTTGATGTGCGAAGAGAAATGGAAAAACAAGGAAGGCAACAATAAGAAACGAAAGGAGAATACAAGAGGCTCATGTTACTTCCAAAGCAATGAATCTATATACAATCCTGGAGGAACTTATTGTGAAATCAACGAACAAGGGCCAGAAACAGTGAGGCTACAAGCAAACGAAGGTTCATCACCAGCAAATTCTAATGCTGGAAACACAGTAAGTGAAAGCTGCTTTCGATTCTTGATGGGGGATGGAGGAGAGAACTTGTGGGAGAATTATGGATTGAAGCTTAGTAAAGGAGATTAA